One stretch of Balneolaceae bacterium DNA includes these proteins:
- a CDS encoding DoxX family membrane protein, producing MKHRFPVKHWSLIAIRAFLGVLFIFSGIGKLINSSDARYLVELMATEFYWLIEYTWPIVLAISVAELLLGLLLIFNRLLRTALTGSIVLFLFFIGVLGYFYLQGMSVENCGCFGAFGFASGIEFTLIRNAVLLVLAGTGLWLNARLQPPWKD from the coding sequence ATGAAGCACCGATTCCCCGTCAAGCACTGGTCCCTCATCGCCATCCGCGCCTTCCTCGGCGTGCTTTTCATCTTCTCGGGCATCGGGAAGCTCATCAACAGCAGCGACGCGCGCTACCTGGTGGAACTGATGGCCACGGAATTCTACTGGCTCATAGAGTATACCTGGCCCATCGTCCTGGCCATCTCGGTCGCGGAACTGCTCCTGGGCCTGCTGCTTATTTTCAACAGGCTGCTGCGCACCGCGTTGACGGGCTCCATCGTCCTCTTTCTCTTCTTTATCGGCGTGCTCGGCTATTTCTACCTGCAAGGCATGAGCGTTGAAAACTGCGGCTGTTTCGGCGCCTTCGGCTTTGCCTCCGGCATTGAATTCACCCTTATACGCAATGCCGTGCTCCTGGTGCTGGCCGGAACAGGGCTCTGGCTCAACGCCAGACTTCAGCCTCCCTGGAAGGACTGA